One Nostoc sp. UHCC 0302 DNA window includes the following coding sequences:
- a CDS encoding DUF202 domain-containing protein, giving the protein MHRHNKYIPGVQLPRWIGLIWKEIGKCFGIIVKGIFLGLRVLLMQLQSKSTEEDKEKKKAGRLNPSRIRDHLANERTYLAWMRTGIALLGFGVVIVRLRAFQVPLVPRPGTGWKLGLVFSLVGLVTVWLSTGHYFAVRRDIEEDTYEPTDRWVLLFSLAIMILGAGVIYFVFTSPLDPLSPVMPE; this is encoded by the coding sequence ATGCATAGGCATAACAAGTATATTCCGGGAGTTCAACTACCTCGTTGGATAGGACTCATCTGGAAAGAGATTGGTAAGTGCTTTGGCATTATTGTAAAAGGGATATTCTTGGGGCTAAGGGTGTTATTAATGCAGTTACAATCCAAATCAACAGAGGAAGATAAAGAGAAAAAGAAAGCTGGACGACTGAATCCGTCGCGAATACGGGATCATTTAGCAAATGAACGTACCTACCTCGCTTGGATGCGGACAGGGATTGCTCTGTTGGGTTTTGGTGTAGTAATTGTGCGTTTGCGTGCCTTTCAAGTACCCCTTGTACCTCGTCCTGGCACAGGTTGGAAGTTAGGTTTAGTCTTCTCGTTGGTGGGTTTAGTCACAGTCTGGCTTTCTACGGGACATTATTTCGCTGTGCGCCGTGATATCGAAGAAGATACCTATGAACCTACAGACCGTTGGGTACTCCTGTTCAGTCTCGCTATTATGATTCTCGGAGCTGGTGTAATATATTTTGTTTTTACAAGTCCTTTAGACCCTTTGAGTCCAGTTATGCCTGAGTGA